One Paracidovorax avenae ATCC 19860 genomic region harbors:
- the rpmH gene encoding 50S ribosomal protein L34 translates to MKRTYQPSKTRRARTHGFLVRMKTRGGRAVINARRAKGRKRLAV, encoded by the coding sequence ATGAAACGTACCTACCAGCCTTCCAAGACGCGCCGCGCGCGCACCCACGGTTTCCTCGTGCGCATGAAGACGCGCGGCGGCCGTGCCGTCATCAACGCACGCCGCGCCAAGGGCCGCAAGCGCCTGGCCGTCTGA